Proteins encoded within one genomic window of Triticum aestivum cultivar Chinese Spring chromosome 2D, IWGSC CS RefSeq v2.1, whole genome shotgun sequence:
- the LOC123048779 gene encoding uncharacterized protein, translating to MAAVKPSPPPVPAQIVVVVLALARVVLALMLALGRGRSAPLPGLRGSVGHLRGRGCQGRGERSLGRGLRPRRVSPGAHRRGSQGQLPCPASAWRRDAVRPVPALRGCSCIWIRFRVPEDITLNGRCEDGQGKLQELTLC from the exons ATGGCCGCCGTgaagccctcgccgccgccggtgccgGCGCAGATCGTCGTCGTGGTGCTCGCGCTCGCGCGCGTCGTCCTCGCCCTGATGCTGGCGCTCGGCCGCGGCCGAAGCGCTCCCCTACCTGGGCTTCGCGGCTCTGTGGGTCATCTCCGCGGCCGCGGCTGCCAGGGTCGTGGGGAGCGGAGCCTGGGACGAGGGCTCCGCCCCCGCCGTGTTTCTCCAGGCGCTCACAGGCGGGGCTCTCAAGGCCAGCTTCCTTGTCCTGCAAGCGCTTGGCGCCGTGATGCTGTGCGGCCAGTTCCTGCTCTACGTGGTTGCAGCTGTATCTGGATCCGGTTCAGAGTTCCAGAAG ACATAACACTGAATGGAAGGTGTGAAGATGGGCAAGGCAAATTACAAGAGCTGACTCTTTGCTGA